The Candidatus Neomarinimicrobiota bacterium nucleotide sequence GGATAGTAAAAAATAGGGTCATATCCAAATCCTCCATCGCCCTGTTTATGGTCCAGAATAAGCCCTTCAGCTACTCCTTCTGTCCATTCTTTTTCTTCTTTCGTCACAAAGGCAATTACAGTTCGGAATCGGGCCGTTCGCTCCACCATGGGTAAGCCATCCAATTCCGACAACATCTTCCGGCAATTGTCCTCAAAAGTGGCATCTTCACCCGCATATCGGGATGAATGAACACCCGGGGCACCGTTTAGTGCATCCACCTCAAGGCCGGTATCGTCGGCTAAAGCAGGCAATCCCGTTAAACGATGGACCGTCTCAGCCTTGATAAAAGCATTTTCTTTTAGTGATTCTCCCGGTTCAGGAATATCCCCAATTTCTGGGAAGGAATCCAACGTAAGTAATGTAACAGGAAGGTGGGCCAAGATTTGGGCCATTTCTTCCATTTTACCTCTGTTATGTGTGGCGAGAACAATCTGCAAAAATAACCCTTGAAAAAACGTCCGGAAAATTACCGGTTTTTCAGAAGAGACCCAACGGGAATTCTAAGTTAATAATTTATTGGCACTCCCCATCTGTCAATGAAGTAACACCGGCATTTAGGGCCACGCAGGCATTGCCATAGGTCTTATCATCGCAACCACAAACAGGATCATAATTTAGGGGACATGGGTCGCCACTAATTTTACTTTCATCAATACAACTATCATTCTTCTTTTTGTCTTCGCAAGACAAAAGGGAAATCAAAATGACAATGAGTGAGAATCGACGCATGAAATTTTATTTACACTCTCCAGTGGTCCATGTTTCCAGCCCTGCATTTTCGGCTACACATGGGTTTGAATAGGTTTTATCATCACAGCCACAAACAGGATCCCAAATCCGGGTGCAGGGATCATTCTTGATCTTACTTTCATCAATGCAGGCTTCCTCTCGTGTTTCTTCACAGCCGATTAAAAACAATGCGATTAATGAAAATTTAAAAATTCGACCCATTAATTATTTGGCGTTGTCAAATCGTGCCAATGGCCATGTTCTGGGGACCATTCTTTTCCTTCTGGCACCGGGCCATCGGGCCTTGGAATATTTGCCGGTGATTGTAAATTTGGATTTGTTGGGGCTGGCGATGGGGTTGCGCCAAGGTCATGCCAATGACCATGTTCGGTGGACCATACCTTTCCTTCGGGAACTGGACCCTCAGGCTGGGACACATTCAAGTTTCTCTGAACGCCGGCGGGCATGGGTGGTACGGGCGGAAGGTTTGTCGCAATATCATGGTAATGGCCGTGTTCTTCGGACCATACTTTCCCCGGTGGCGCGGAGCCCATGGCACCACCTTTACCGGCTGAATAAATATCTCTGAAGAACCATAACGCTAAAAGTACAATGGCGCCAATTATGGCCATTTTTTTCCACGCATTTTCTGAACTTCCACTACCGTGACAATCTTTGAATTTTTTATCGCTACCGCAGTGGCAGAGATCGTTTCTTCCTGTTTTCATTTTTGATTTCCTTTATGGAGATTAGCCAACTGCACATACTTTGCAGCCCATTTTACATTTTGGTCATAAGTTTTTGGATTCAAGGTTTTTACTATTTTCCCCGGGACACCCACCACCAGAGAATATTTCGGAATAATCATATTTTCTTTCACCACGGCGCCGGCGCCAATAACAGCACCTTTACCCACAACAGCGCCATTCATAATGATGGCGCCCATTCCAATCAAAGCGCCCGCCTCAATAGTGCATCCGTGAATGATGGCATTGTGTCCCACAGTCACGTCATCGCCCACAATTACACCCTGATCATTCTCCAAATGAATCACACTGTTATCCTGGATATTGGAGCGCTCACCAATGACAATCTGGTTAATGTCCCCACGGCAAACGGTATTGTACCAGATGGAACTGTTTGCTTTCAGAATGACATTACCAATAATTCGTGCCCCCTCCGCCACAAAAGCAGATTCATGAATTTCAGGGTCCTTTAGGGTAACATTGTCTCGTAAATCTGTTTTATCCATAATCAAATACTAATCCTCTTATATCGATATCGCAAAAAGAAAGTCTGACAAAGTCCTGAAATTACAAATACATTTATTGTCCAATAGATTCCGGGAACTGTAGAATACTGGGACCCCAACCATAAGCCTGTAAGGGCCAAACTCACATAAACTATGACCGCTTCACTGATACCTCGCGTACGGTGATTGTGAACCAATAAGCCACCATACCATGATTGATACACTTGATATCCTGGCATAAGGATAGCAAACATAATAGTAACTGATGAAAGATGGGTTAATTCTGCCGATAAGCCAGAAATATCCCTGAACCAAATTTTTCCCAAAGGAGTGAATGCAACTACCGCCATAACACTCATTGTAGCTAAGGCCAGGATTCGGGCGAAGCGCCGCAATTGATCCATACCACCCGGCTTACCCGCCAATGAAACAACTACTTCATTAAAAGCGAATCCCACGCCGCGCGTTAAAAATATCAATCCGTAAACTACCGGCCAGGCCGCGAGGGATAAAAGAGGATTCGGCATACGGCTCATGCCCGCTGCACCAGCAGGGTGAATGAGAAGTGCAAGTAAAGGTGTCATTGCTAAAGGTAAATAAAAACTGATGAATGATTTGCGAGTGATAGGGTTCCCATCACTGGATTTTGGAATGGTGTTACGCAATATATTTTGGACTGCATTGTGGGCATAAAGTGCTTCCATTGTGACAGAAATAGCCACCGCCGCTGACCCTACAATAACGCCAGAAAGTTCTGTGAATTGTTTCCCAATAGTTAAAATGGTCAACAATGATGTAAGGCGGATGGCGGTACCCATTGCCACTGCACGAGAATTACCATACTTGATCATAACGCCCTGATTGAGTCGGCGCCAAGCAATCATTACAGTCCACGGTGTCATAATCTGCAAACCAATTCGACCAGGTTCGTGAAGTTCTGCTGGAACCTGGAGTAATTCACTGGCAACCCAATTAAAAATTGGGGTGAACGCCACCAACACATGAATCAGGGAAAGTACGCCAGACATGATCCACATATATTTGAATAGTTTATTATAGGCATTTTTATCAGATGCCAATGCTGTGCTGGCGGCCAATAACATTATGATCGGCCCTTCGATAGCCAATGAAATAGGATAAACCAGAGATCCCCATGCCGCTAGATTAATCTCGGGGAGAGCCATCCTTGCTACAAAAGCAGAAAGGGTTGGTGTTTCCGTTCCCATGAGAAACCAACTCCCCGCCAGTGGTAGCCAGAGGCGATAGACCTGTTTTAAGGTGATATTTTCTTTTGGATTCAAAATGAAATTAATGAATTCG carries:
- a CDS encoding gamma carbonic anhydrase family protein, which translates into the protein MDKTDLRDNVTLKDPEIHESAFVAEGARIIGNVILKANSSIWYNTVCRGDINQIVIGERSNIQDNSVIHLENDQGVIVGDDVTVGHNAIIHGCTIEAGALIGMGAIIMNGAVVGKGAVIGAGAVVKENMIIPKYSLVVGVPGKIVKTLNPKTYDQNVKWAAKYVQLANLHKGNQK
- a CDS encoding Kazal-type serine protease inhibitor family protein, whose translation is MGRIFKFSLIALFLIGCEETREEACIDESKIKNDPCTRIWDPVCGCDDKTYSNPCVAENAGLETWTTGECK
- a CDS encoding XTP/dITP diphosphatase, with product MQIVLATHNRGKMEEMAQILAHLPVTLLTLDSFPEIGDIPEPGESLKENAFIKAETVHRLTGLPALADDTGLEVDALNGAPGVHSSRYAGEDATFEDNCRKMLSELDGLPMVERTARFRTVIAFVTKEEKEWTEGVAEGLILDHKQGDGGFGYDPIFYYPPLKKTFAELEKTEKNSISHRGKALRNFSEILEKRIQSFTRQT
- a CDS encoding SEC-C domain-containing protein, whose amino-acid sequence is MKTGRNDLCHCGSDKKFKDCHGSGSSENAWKKMAIIGAIVLLALWFFRDIYSAGKGGAMGSAPPGKVWSEEHGHYHDIATNLPPVPPMPAGVQRNLNVSQPEGPVPEGKVWSTEHGHWHDLGATPSPAPTNPNLQSPANIPRPDGPVPEGKEWSPEHGHWHDLTTPNN
- a CDS encoding Kazal-type serine protease inhibitor family protein, producing MRRFSLIVILISLLSCEDKKKNDSCIDESKISGDPCPLNYDPVCGCDDKTYGNACVALNAGVTSLTDGECQ